The following are encoded in a window of Halorarum salinum genomic DNA:
- a CDS encoding mandelate racemase/muconate lactonizing enzyme family protein, with protein MSRPRGDRGSGRLRCREFAVGLERPLATARGGITEREGFLVGVDAGGTSGVGEAAPLPGWTEAPDACRDALRAASDGPLPGVDTPAARHAVTLAFRDAFARRRGDSVATTLARQGDGRPDPAESVPANATVGDGPVAETVAAAESAVAAGFRTLKVKVGARPLAEDLERIEAVADAVGATPPDAASDGASVGEDADADDATATLRADANGAWDRETATRALRTLEGVVAYVEQPLSAGDLAGHAALRGVGAPVALDESLAACGPFAALAADAADALVLKPMAIGGLERAAAVARAAARRGVDPVVTTTVDAAVARAGAVHLAAAIPGGAERAHGLATGDLLAADVADDPVPVVDGRVAVPDGPGLAGEAFEGLV; from the coding sequence ATGAGCCGACCCCGGGGCGACCGCGGGTCGGGGCGCCTCCGCTGCCGGGAGTTCGCCGTCGGCCTCGAGCGCCCGCTCGCCACCGCCAGGGGAGGGATAACCGAACGGGAGGGGTTCCTCGTCGGGGTCGACGCGGGCGGGACGAGCGGCGTCGGCGAGGCGGCGCCGCTCCCCGGGTGGACGGAGGCGCCGGACGCCTGTCGCGACGCGCTCCGCGCCGCCTCGGACGGGCCGCTGCCGGGGGTCGACACGCCCGCGGCCCGCCACGCCGTCACGCTCGCGTTCCGGGACGCGTTCGCGAGGCGGCGGGGGGACTCGGTCGCGACGACGCTCGCGCGCCAAGGGGACGGTCGGCCCGACCCCGCCGAGTCGGTGCCGGCGAACGCGACGGTCGGCGACGGTCCGGTCGCCGAGACGGTCGCGGCGGCCGAGTCGGCGGTCGCGGCGGGGTTCCGGACCCTGAAGGTGAAGGTCGGCGCGCGACCGCTGGCCGAGGACCTCGAACGGATCGAAGCGGTCGCCGACGCCGTGGGGGCGACGCCGCCGGATGCGGCGTCGGACGGGGCGTCGGTCGGCGAGGACGCGGACGCCGACGACGCGACGGCGACCCTCAGGGCGGACGCGAACGGTGCGTGGGACCGGGAGACGGCGACCCGGGCGCTCCGGACGCTGGAGGGGGTCGTCGCGTACGTCGAACAGCCCCTTTCCGCGGGGGACCTGGCGGGCCACGCCGCGCTCCGTGGGGTCGGCGCGCCCGTCGCCCTCGACGAGTCGCTCGCCGCGTGCGGCCCGTTCGCGGCGCTGGCGGCCGACGCGGCGGACGCCCTGGTGCTGAAGCCGATGGCGATCGGCGGACTCGAACGGGCGGCGGCGGTCGCGCGCGCGGCGGCCCGCCGCGGGGTCGACCCGGTGGTCACGACGACGGTCGACGCGGCGGTCGCCCGGGCCGGGGCCGTCCACCTCGCCGCGGCGATCCCCGGCGGGGCCGAGCGCGCCCACGGCCTCGCGACGGGGGACCTGCTTGCTGCCGACGTCGCCGACGATCCGGTACCCGTCGTCGACGGCCGGGTCGCGGTGCCGGACGGCCCGGGGCTCGCCGGGGAGGCGTTCGAGGGGCTCGTGTGA
- the menD gene encoding 2-succinyl-5-enolpyruvyl-6-hydroxy-3-cyclohexene-1-carboxylic-acid synthase, producing MTGRAPNRNALWARTLADELHGAGVRAVCLCPGSRSTSLTVAFDEHPDVETFSHLDERSAAYFALGRARRTGRVTPLVCTSGTAAANFHPAVLEADRGRAPLLLLTADRPPELRDSGANQTVDQEKLYGDAVRWYADVAEPEATPRKLRSLRTTAARAVAKAEGTPAGPVHLNLPFAKPLEPVPVEGDVPEDLPELAAEGRDGAFVSTTPGHVVPDEEAVHEVARALSAERGLVVAGPADPPGPDPEALTALAHATGFPVLADPLSGLRFGSATRVAPVLGGYDGFLAGDGVADWPDPEVVLRIGASPTSKPLRKYLADTGARQLLVDPAAGWREAEFTATDLVVADPSRLAAAVARHVSGPSSADWRARWEAAEAAHWDAVESVAAEEPFEGRVLADVAELCPEPATVFVSNSMPVRDADRFAKPRARGLTVLGNRGTSGIDGVVSTALGAGSATTDDLTLVTGDLAYYHDMNGLLALSRCDVDATVVCLNNDGGGIFHMLPIEEYDPPFTGQFKTPHGLDFSHTEGLYDLTFERVDGADREGFRDAYAEAVASDGTTVVEVTTDAEASHRIRERLADEVAERVAALD from the coding sequence ATGACCGGACGAGCGCCGAATCGGAACGCGCTGTGGGCCCGAACGCTCGCGGACGAACTCCACGGGGCCGGGGTCCGCGCCGTCTGTCTCTGCCCGGGGTCGCGCTCGACGTCGCTGACCGTCGCGTTCGACGAGCATCCCGACGTCGAGACGTTCTCGCACCTCGACGAGCGCTCGGCGGCCTACTTCGCGCTCGGGCGGGCCCGCCGGACCGGCAGGGTGACGCCACTCGTCTGCACCTCCGGGACCGCCGCGGCGAACTTCCACCCCGCCGTCCTCGAAGCCGACCGGGGGAGGGCGCCGCTGCTGCTCCTCACCGCCGACCGACCCCCGGAACTCAGGGACTCCGGCGCGAACCAGACCGTCGACCAGGAGAAGCTCTACGGCGACGCGGTCCGGTGGTACGCCGACGTCGCCGAACCGGAGGCGACGCCCCGGAAGCTCCGCTCGCTCCGGACGACCGCGGCCCGTGCCGTGGCGAAGGCGGAGGGTACGCCCGCAGGTCCGGTCCACCTTAACCTCCCGTTCGCGAAGCCGCTGGAGCCGGTTCCCGTCGAGGGCGACGTCCCCGAGGACCTCCCCGAACTCGCCGCCGAGGGCCGCGACGGCGCCTTCGTCTCGACGACGCCGGGCCACGTCGTCCCCGACGAGGAGGCGGTCCACGAGGTCGCCCGCGCGCTGTCGGCCGAACGGGGGCTCGTCGTCGCCGGGCCGGCCGACCCGCCGGGCCCGGACCCCGAGGCGCTGACGGCGCTCGCGCACGCCACCGGCTTCCCGGTGCTCGCGGACCCGCTCTCCGGGCTCCGGTTCGGCTCGGCCACCCGCGTCGCCCCCGTGCTCGGCGGCTACGACGGGTTCCTCGCGGGCGACGGGGTCGCCGACTGGCCGGACCCGGAGGTCGTCCTCCGGATCGGCGCCTCGCCCACGTCGAAGCCGCTCCGGAAGTACCTCGCCGACACCGGCGCCCGGCAGCTCCTCGTCGACCCCGCCGCAGGGTGGCGCGAGGCGGAGTTCACCGCGACCGACCTCGTCGTGGCCGACCCCTCGCGGCTCGCGGCGGCGGTCGCGCGGCACGTCTCGGGACCGTCCTCGGCCGACTGGCGCGCCCGCTGGGAGGCGGCGGAGGCGGCACACTGGGACGCCGTCGAGTCAGTCGCGGCCGAGGAGCCGTTCGAGGGGCGCGTGCTCGCCGACGTGGCGGAACTGTGTCCCGAACCGGCGACCGTCTTCGTCTCGAACTCGATGCCCGTCCGCGACGCCGACCGGTTCGCGAAGCCGCGCGCGAGGGGGCTGACGGTGCTCGGCAACCGCGGCACCTCCGGCATCGACGGCGTCGTCTCGACGGCGCTGGGTGCCGGGTCGGCGACGACCGACGACCTGACGCTCGTCACCGGCGATTTGGCGTACTACCACGACATGAACGGCCTGCTCGCGCTCTCGCGCTGCGACGTGGACGCGACGGTCGTCTGTCTCAACAACGACGGCGGCGGCATCTTCCACATGCTCCCCATCGAGGAGTACGACCCGCCGTTCACGGGCCAGTTCAAGACGCCCCACGGCCTCGACTTCTCGCACACCGAAGGGCTGTACGACCTGACGTTCGAGCGGGTCGACGGCGCGGACCGGGAGGGGTTCCGGGACGCCTACGCGGAGGCGGTCGCGAGCGACGGGACGACGGTGGTCGAGGTGACGACCGACGCCGAGGCGAGCCACCGGATTCGCGAGCGGCTGGCCGACGAGGTGGCGGAACGGGTCGCGGCGCTCGACTAG
- a CDS encoding outer membrane protein assembly factor BamB family protein, with amino-acid sequence MVSRRTALRLAGAGLVGLAGCTDRRGAGTPTATESDAPDETTPGGGTPGDGTPDDPNRNTDVELEGATPAWARVLGEDLSTDPAYADGHVAVVVGTTAYGLDAATGETAWTFESPVSPGGDYGRPTATLAAHDGVLYALVGVSVGTGAHDHVLHALTPSGEERWTYESGIGGFHELVGFGDGAAVLGTSDDAVGGPDSGGHATIAVDLAAGRERWRTETADVLGGTVGDDVAVVRVNGAVDCLALATGERRFRFAPAVDGRISASAVGGGRVFAGLLRYEGDGPTAYALSAEDGTEDWTVDGTVVTSLRYLDDLYVGGEHVVRYGPDGTERWRYDGGGLVADVPFYDDALYTNSGSRVVAVDRQDGRELWGTAATDLAIPRARDGDAVVSSDGQARTVFAHSAGDGIERWRATLPDEYPPTPAAGGDGAYLATVGGDLVMVPL; translated from the coding sequence ATGGTTTCCCGCAGAACCGCCCTCCGACTCGCGGGCGCCGGCTTGGTCGGTCTCGCTGGCTGTACCGACCGCCGCGGCGCCGGAACGCCCACCGCGACCGAATCCGACGCGCCGGACGAGACGACGCCGGGCGGCGGAACGCCGGGGGACGGAACTCCCGACGACCCGAATCGAAACACGGACGTCGAACTCGAGGGGGCGACCCCCGCATGGGCGAGGGTCCTCGGGGAGGACCTGTCGACCGACCCGGCGTACGCGGACGGCCACGTCGCCGTCGTCGTCGGAACCACGGCGTACGGCCTGGACGCGGCGACCGGCGAGACCGCGTGGACGTTCGAGTCGCCCGTCTCGCCCGGGGGCGACTACGGTCGCCCGACCGCGACCCTCGCGGCCCACGACGGGGTCCTCTACGCCCTCGTCGGCGTCAGCGTCGGCACCGGCGCGCACGACCACGTCCTCCACGCGCTGACGCCGTCGGGCGAGGAGCGCTGGACGTACGAGTCGGGGATCGGCGGCTTCCACGAACTGGTCGGCTTCGGCGACGGCGCGGCGGTCCTCGGGACGAGCGACGACGCCGTCGGAGGCCCGGACTCGGGCGGCCACGCGACGATCGCCGTGGACCTCGCCGCCGGACGCGAGCGCTGGCGTACGGAGACTGCGGACGTGCTGGGCGGAACAGTCGGCGACGACGTCGCCGTAGTGCGGGTGAACGGCGCGGTCGACTGCCTCGCCCTCGCGACCGGCGAGCGTCGGTTCCGATTCGCCCCGGCCGTCGACGGTCGGATCTCGGCCAGCGCGGTCGGCGGCGGACGGGTGTTCGCGGGCCTGCTGCGGTACGAGGGCGACGGACCGACGGCGTACGCGCTCTCGGCCGAGGACGGCACCGAGGACTGGACGGTCGACGGGACGGTCGTCACCTCACTGCGCTACCTGGACGACCTCTACGTCGGCGGCGAGCACGTCGTCCGCTACGGGCCGGACGGCACCGAACGCTGGCGCTACGACGGCGGCGGCCTCGTCGCGGACGTGCCGTTCTACGACGACGCGCTCTACACCAACAGCGGCTCGCGCGTCGTCGCGGTCGATCGGCAGGACGGCCGGGAACTGTGGGGGACGGCGGCGACCGACCTCGCGATCCCCCGCGCCCGGGACGGCGACGCCGTCGTCTCCTCCGACGGCCAGGCCCGGACGGTGTTCGCCCACTCGGCGGGGGACGGGATCGAACGGTGGCGGGCGACGCTCCCGGACGAGTACCCGCCAACGCCCGCGGCCGGCGGCGACGGCGCGTACCTCGCGACCGTCGGCGGCGACCTGGTGATGGTCCCGCTCTAG
- a CDS encoding DUF7512 family protein, whose protein sequence is MTGTLVALVSVLLVAPVFGEAGRAVATVCFVLTEALVLYVGYGALTRVAGPAAREMLVGT, encoded by the coding sequence ATGACGGGTACGCTCGTGGCGCTCGTGAGCGTCCTGCTGGTCGCTCCAGTGTTCGGCGAGGCCGGGCGGGCTGTTGCCACGGTCTGTTTCGTGCTGACGGAAGCACTCGTGCTGTACGTCGGATACGGGGCGCTGACGCGGGTCGCCGGCCCGGCCGCCCGTGAGATGCTCGTGGGTACCTGA
- a CDS encoding 1,4-dihydroxy-2-naphthoate polyprenyltransferase → MSTREVSRSRAWLMAARPQTMPAAVSPVLVGAGLAVGRGVFAPLPALVALLGAVLIQIGTNFANDYYDAVQGADTADREGFTRVTAGGLIDPAEVKRAMWLTFAAAIVVGTYLVAVGGLPILIVGLLSVAAGVAYTGGPYPLGYHGLGDLFVFVFFGLVAVTGTYYVQAAARLGVEFLTLVPRPELVPLVAVVASLPVAAISTDILVVNNVRDREEDATTGKRTLVVRFGYGVARAQFLALLALAYAVPVGLAAATSAPTTLLPLLTLPYAALVARTLLAETSGEALNPALERTGKLLAAFSALFALGLAL, encoded by the coding sequence ATGAGTACTCGGGAGGTGTCGCGGTCGCGGGCCTGGCTCATGGCCGCGCGCCCGCAGACCATGCCGGCCGCCGTCTCGCCCGTCCTCGTCGGCGCGGGCCTGGCGGTCGGACGGGGAGTGTTCGCGCCGCTCCCGGCGCTCGTCGCGCTGCTTGGCGCCGTCCTGATCCAGATCGGGACGAACTTCGCGAACGACTACTACGACGCCGTCCAGGGCGCCGACACCGCGGATCGGGAGGGGTTCACCCGCGTGACGGCCGGGGGACTCATCGACCCGGCCGAGGTGAAGCGGGCCATGTGGCTCACGTTCGCGGCCGCGATCGTCGTCGGCACCTACCTCGTCGCCGTCGGCGGGCTTCCGATCCTGATCGTCGGCCTGCTGTCGGTCGCTGCCGGGGTGGCCTACACCGGCGGGCCGTACCCGCTCGGCTACCACGGCCTCGGCGACCTCTTCGTGTTCGTCTTCTTCGGCCTCGTCGCGGTCACGGGCACCTACTACGTGCAGGCGGCCGCCCGCCTCGGCGTCGAATTCCTCACGCTCGTCCCCCGGCCGGAACTGGTCCCCCTCGTCGCGGTGGTCGCGTCGCTGCCGGTCGCCGCCATCTCCACCGACATCCTCGTCGTGAACAACGTCCGCGACCGCGAGGAGGACGCCACGACCGGCAAGCGCACGCTGGTCGTCCGGTTCGGCTACGGCGTCGCACGCGCCCAGTTCCTCGCACTGCTGGCGCTGGCGTACGCGGTCCCGGTCGGCCTCGCGGCCGCCACGTCCGCCCCGACGACGCTGCTCCCGCTCCTCACGCTCCCGTACGCCGCCCTCGTCGCGCGAACCCTGCTCGCCGAGACGTCGGGGGAGGCGCTGAACCCCGCGCTCGAACGGACCGGGAAGCTCCTCGCGGCGTTCTCGGCGCTGTTCGCGCTCGGACTCGCGCTATGA
- a CDS encoding MFS transporter: MRSPSSLVRAVPRETVFVVGIVSGSHVVNHMYLVLFPPILGVLAADFDVSLAQLGVALGLQAFVNTVMQLPYGHLADARDRTLTLGLCLGVGSLGVLVVAAAPTFEWVLVGQALLGLGIAGHHPAHFPLLADATPEATRARAFSVHGFAGNLGFATPPVLITAIVAVPGLTWRHAFGLIGGVGLLYGLVAVGALRRFVSPSVRIPTRETDQEPSSTVSLRSRLRAGIDSMLAAPGILGLGVFALVASTVMWGVTTYVVVLLTDGYGLGSGLANLALSASFVVGAGFILVGGDLTDRFSPGPILVGSYVLVATFVFALASLVVPPLVAAVCAVLAGSVGSLGMPARDKLADALSARGDVGKNFAVITVGIMVGNTLAAPVFGALIESNGLRTTFGTVGAVAVLAVLVVGALVSRVDPDGTEAATA; this comes from the coding sequence GTGCGCTCCCCGTCCAGCCTCGTTCGCGCCGTCCCGCGCGAGACGGTGTTCGTCGTCGGCATCGTCAGCGGTTCCCACGTCGTGAACCACATGTACCTCGTGCTGTTCCCGCCCATCCTCGGCGTCCTCGCGGCGGACTTCGACGTGAGCCTCGCCCAGCTCGGCGTCGCGCTCGGCCTTCAGGCGTTCGTCAACACGGTCATGCAGCTCCCGTACGGCCACCTCGCGGACGCCCGCGACCGGACGCTGACGCTGGGGCTCTGTCTCGGCGTCGGCTCGCTCGGCGTGCTCGTCGTCGCCGCGGCGCCGACGTTCGAGTGGGTGCTCGTCGGCCAGGCGCTGCTCGGGCTCGGCATCGCCGGGCACCACCCCGCACACTTCCCCCTGCTGGCGGACGCGACGCCGGAGGCGACCCGCGCCCGCGCGTTCAGCGTCCACGGCTTCGCGGGCAACCTCGGGTTCGCGACGCCGCCGGTGCTCATCACCGCGATCGTCGCGGTCCCCGGGCTGACGTGGCGTCACGCGTTCGGGCTCATCGGCGGCGTCGGGCTCCTGTACGGGCTCGTCGCGGTCGGGGCGCTCCGCCGCTTCGTATCCCCGTCCGTACGTATCCCCACCCGCGAGACGGACCAGGAGCCATCCTCGACGGTCTCCCTCCGCTCGCGACTTCGCGCGGGGATCGACTCGATGCTCGCCGCGCCGGGCATCCTGGGGCTGGGGGTGTTCGCGCTGGTCGCCTCGACGGTGATGTGGGGCGTGACGACGTACGTCGTCGTCCTTTTGACCGACGGCTACGGGCTCGGGTCGGGGCTCGCGAACCTCGCGCTGTCGGCGTCGTTCGTCGTCGGCGCGGGGTTCATCCTCGTCGGCGGGGACCTCACGGACCGCTTCAGCCCGGGGCCAATCCTCGTCGGGAGCTACGTGCTGGTCGCGACGTTCGTCTTCGCGCTCGCGTCGCTGGTCGTCCCGCCCCTCGTCGCCGCCGTCTGTGCGGTCCTCGCCGGCAGCGTCGGCAGCCTCGGAATGCCCGCCCGCGACAAACTCGCGGACGCGCTCTCGGCCCGCGGCGACGTGGGGAAGAACTTCGCGGTCATCACCGTCGGCATCATGGTCGGCAACACGCTCGCCGCGCCGGTCTTCGGCGCACTCATCGAGTCGAACGGGCTGCGGACGACGTTCGGCACGGTCGGCGCCGTCGCCGTGCTCGCCGTGCTGGTGGTCGGCGCGCTCGTCAGCCGCGTCGACCCCGACGGGACCGAGGCGGCGACCGCGTAG
- a CDS encoding carboxymuconolactone decarboxylase family protein yields the protein MARVPYTAPDDVPAEHRDLLVSALQDRPLNVYRALGNNPAVLAGLRGFLSSLWADTGLSERERELVILATAREVGNEYEWHQHVRIARGIGIPHDEVAAIGAGDFAPFEGHEAALLAYARATLRGEVDDDRHDAVAGAFDDATAVGVAALAEGYAALGGVIDALDVELEDGEAFVGWDPRE from the coding sequence ATGGCCCGCGTTCCCTACACAGCCCCCGACGACGTGCCCGCCGAACACCGCGACCTGCTCGTCTCCGCGCTGCAGGACCGTCCGCTCAACGTGTACCGCGCGCTCGGGAACAATCCGGCCGTGCTCGCGGGGCTCCGCGGGTTCCTCTCGTCGCTGTGGGCCGACACCGGCCTGTCCGAGCGCGAGCGCGAACTCGTGATCCTCGCGACCGCACGGGAGGTCGGGAACGAGTACGAGTGGCACCAGCACGTCCGGATCGCCCGGGGGATCGGCATCCCCCACGACGAGGTCGCCGCGATCGGCGCGGGCGACTTCGCCCCGTTCGAGGGGCACGAGGCGGCGCTGCTGGCGTACGCCCGCGCGACCCTCCGCGGGGAGGTCGACGACGACCGACACGATGCCGTCGCGGGGGCGTTCGACGACGCGACGGCCGTCGGGGTCGCGGCGCTGGCGGAGGGGTACGCCGCCCTCGGCGGGGTGATCGACGCGCTCGACGTCGAACTCGAGGACGGGGAGGCGTTCGTCGGCTGGGACCCGCGGGAGTGA
- a CDS encoding 1,4-dihydroxy-2-naphthoyl-CoA synthase, translated as MTDAVSEIFDPDRWTPVDGSDEFDDITYHRAVDSPTVRIAFDRPETRNAFRPGTVDELYAALDHARKQADVGCVLLTGNGPSPKDGGWAFCSGGDQSVRGESGYEYREGDQADESEDPLVREAKAGRLHILEVQRLIRFMPKPVVAVVPGWAVGGGHSLHVVCDLTLASEEHAKFLQTDPDVASFDGGFGSAYLAKQVGQKKAREVFFRGKTYSAEEAVGMGMANEAIPHEDLESVALEWADEMTSKSPTAMRMLKYAFNMTDDGLVGQQVFAGEATRLAYMTPEAREGRDAFLEGREQDFSGYPWHY; from the coding sequence ATGACCGACGCAGTCTCCGAGATCTTCGATCCGGACCGCTGGACCCCCGTCGACGGGAGCGACGAGTTCGACGACATCACCTACCACCGCGCGGTCGACTCCCCGACGGTCCGCATCGCGTTCGACCGGCCGGAGACGCGCAACGCGTTCCGGCCCGGCACCGTGGACGAACTGTACGCCGCGCTCGACCACGCGCGCAAGCAGGCGGACGTTGGCTGCGTTCTCCTCACCGGCAACGGCCCGTCCCCGAAGGACGGCGGCTGGGCGTTCTGCTCGGGCGGCGACCAGTCGGTCCGGGGCGAGTCCGGCTACGAGTACCGCGAGGGCGACCAGGCCGACGAGTCGGAGGACCCGCTCGTCAGGGAGGCGAAGGCCGGCCGCCTCCACATCCTCGAGGTGCAGCGGCTCATCCGGTTCATGCCGAAGCCCGTCGTCGCGGTCGTCCCCGGCTGGGCGGTCGGCGGCGGCCACTCGCTGCACGTGGTCTGTGACCTCACGCTCGCGAGCGAGGAGCACGCGAAGTTCCTCCAGACGGACCCCGACGTCGCCAGCTTCGACGGCGGCTTCGGCTCGGCGTACCTCGCGAAGCAGGTCGGCCAGAAGAAGGCCCGCGAGGTGTTCTTCCGCGGGAAGACGTACTCCGCGGAGGAGGCCGTCGGCATGGGGATGGCCAACGAGGCGATCCCCCACGAGGACCTCGAATCGGTGGCGCTGGAGTGGGCCGACGAGATGACGAGCAAGTCGCCGACCGCGATGCGGATGCTGAAGTACGCGTTCAACATGACCGACGACGGGCTGGTGGGCCAGCAGGTGTTCGCCGGCGAGGCGACGCGGCTGGCGTACATGACCCCCGAGGCACGGGAGGGGCGGGACGCGTTCCTCGAGGGGAGAGAGCAGGACTTCTCGGGGTACCCCTGGCACTATTAA
- a CDS encoding halocyanin domain-containing protein, translating into MTDSTGTTTRTERRPFLRAIGATAVAGTAALAGCAGADGGSGDGEYDGWMESAVGYDGETADRTGEDEVTVEVGAGDGYSFSPAAVRVTDGTTVVWEWTGRGSRHNVVDEGGSYESPYYRAEGETFEHAFEEVGTSKYACDPHRNMGMKGVVDVVEG; encoded by the coding sequence ATGACGGACTCGACCGGGACCACGACGCGGACCGAGCGGCGACCGTTCCTGCGGGCGATCGGCGCCACGGCCGTCGCCGGGACCGCCGCGCTCGCCGGGTGTGCCGGCGCCGACGGGGGTTCGGGCGACGGCGAGTACGACGGCTGGATGGAGAGTGCCGTCGGGTACGACGGCGAGACCGCGGACCGCACGGGCGAGGACGAGGTGACCGTCGAGGTGGGCGCGGGCGACGGCTACTCCTTCTCGCCCGCTGCGGTCCGCGTGACGGACGGAACGACGGTGGTCTGGGAGTGGACCGGCCGAGGGAGCCGGCACAACGTCGTCGACGAGGGGGGAAGCTACGAGAGTCCGTACTACCGGGCCGAGGGGGAGACGTTCGAGCACGCGTTCGAGGAGGTCGGCACGTCGAAGTACGCCTGCGACCCGCACCGGAACATGGGGATGAAGGGCGTCGTCGACGTGGTCGAGGGGTAG
- a CDS encoding sulfite exporter TauE/SafE family protein, which translates to MEPLGLGIALIALFVGFGTFIGILFGFFGMGGSFLVTPALLVLGYPAPAAVGSGLAFVFGTSVIGALRRRDHGQVSYPLATVMALGTTLGVEVGARVVFLLEDLGSADLVISVVYVGFLGAVGLFVLRDARTGGTDVGTIEVTPRVPAIELPPMLSLPGGGTVSVWVVLVVGSAIGVLSGWLGVGGGFPLLPVMTYGFGVPGAIAAGTSSLQIVASGAFGTFVYAQSNAVDVPVVTALLAGSALGARIGAGATRLVGEGDFTGCFAGMLLAGGVATASKRASVVYGVETLGTTSAVLVSGTAALVGGTIVHASIDALRKNREHGPPLTR; encoded by the coding sequence GTGGAACCCCTCGGGCTCGGTATCGCGTTGATCGCTCTCTTCGTCGGATTCGGCACGTTCATCGGCATCCTCTTCGGGTTCTTCGGGATGGGCGGGTCGTTCCTCGTGACGCCAGCGCTGTTGGTGCTGGGATATCCGGCACCGGCGGCCGTCGGGAGCGGCCTCGCGTTCGTGTTCGGCACCAGCGTCATCGGTGCGCTCAGACGCCGCGATCACGGCCAGGTCAGCTATCCACTGGCTACGGTGATGGCCCTCGGAACGACGTTGGGCGTCGAGGTCGGAGCGCGAGTCGTGTTTCTGCTCGAGGACCTCGGCAGCGCCGACCTCGTCATCAGCGTGGTTTACGTCGGATTTCTCGGTGCGGTCGGTCTCTTCGTGCTCCGGGACGCCCGCACTGGCGGCACCGACGTAGGCACGATCGAAGTCACTCCCAGGGTTCCGGCCATCGAACTCCCACCGATGCTGTCGCTACCCGGCGGTGGGACCGTCTCGGTGTGGGTCGTCCTCGTCGTCGGGTCGGCCATCGGCGTTCTCTCCGGATGGCTCGGCGTCGGTGGGGGGTTCCCTCTGCTCCCCGTCATGACATACGGGTTCGGCGTTCCCGGTGCGATCGCTGCCGGGACCAGCAGCCTCCAGATCGTGGCGTCGGGCGCGTTCGGGACGTTCGTCTACGCCCAGTCGAACGCCGTCGACGTCCCCGTCGTCACCGCGTTGCTCGCCGGAAGCGCACTCGGCGCTCGTATCGGTGCAGGTGCGACGCGTCTCGTAGGCGAAGGCGACTTCACGGGATGCTTCGCGGGTATGCTGCTCGCTGGGGGTGTCGCCACCGCGAGTAAGCGGGCGAGTGTCGTGTACGGCGTCGAGACGCTCGGGACGACGAGCGCAGTCCTCGTCTCTGGAACTGCCGCCCTGGTCGGTGGTACGATCGTCCATGCGTCGATCGATGCGCTCAGGAAGAATCGAGAGCATGGGCCGCCACTGACCCGCTAA
- a CDS encoding CAP domain-containing protein, giving the protein MVSRRTVLYVAGSAGVAGWLTREGYVSVDADEPSVSVDAGAVPELDDVVDASRFDRPSDTSPGASPNDGADGRDADEEWSTPSADGDWDPVASGRAAHDEVNERRADAGVAEVAWDDALFGIAQRYAERMAEEEFFSHTDPSGGDFSDRYEDAGYACRVDAGDDGYATGGENLARTWWKRRVRTESGTAVHSTPEELAEGAVEQWMNSTGHRENLLRDYWNNEGIGFDRDDEGKVYAVQNFC; this is encoded by the coding sequence ATGGTCTCCAGACGAACGGTTCTCTACGTCGCGGGCTCGGCCGGGGTCGCCGGCTGGCTGACGCGGGAGGGGTACGTCTCCGTCGACGCGGACGAGCCCTCGGTGTCCGTGGACGCCGGGGCGGTTCCCGAACTCGACGACGTCGTCGACGCGAGTCGGTTCGACCGCCCGTCCGACACGTCCCCCGGAGCGTCGCCGAACGACGGGGCGGACGGCCGGGACGCCGACGAGGAGTGGTCGACGCCCTCGGCCGACGGCGACTGGGACCCCGTCGCCTCGGGGCGGGCCGCACACGACGAGGTGAACGAGCGGCGCGCCGACGCGGGGGTCGCCGAGGTGGCCTGGGACGACGCGCTGTTCGGGATCGCCCAGCGGTACGCCGAGCGGATGGCCGAGGAGGAGTTCTTCTCCCACACGGACCCGTCGGGCGGGGACTTCAGCGACAGGTACGAGGACGCCGGGTACGCATGTCGCGTCGACGCGGGCGACGACGGGTACGCGACCGGCGGGGAGAACCTCGCGCGGACGTGGTGGAAGCGGCGCGTCCGGACGGAGTCCGGGACGGCCGTCCACTCCACCCCCGAGGAACTGGCCGAGGGGGCCGTCGAACAGTGGATGAACTCGACCGGCCACCGCGAGAACCTCCTGCGCGACTACTGGAACAACGAGGGGATCGGGTTCGACAGGGACGACGAGGGGAAGGTGTACGCCGTCCAGAACTTCTGTTGA